The following are from one region of the Stigmatella ashevillena genome:
- a CDS encoding phage capsid protein, translating to MTPLLPTSRVSFRAHRSRWAAWTFLLASVFACAPGEPSGDTPEPVVQVEAALPSGGWSVLMANGGAPIRSIARRSDGLLIGGASTGHGITVWASRDNGASWYVHGSVASNPNVEFGDVTMRAIPGTRTLFCAFREYSGGQWRVTVTRSDNDGDGWVYDSTVVGPTTYFVGAPFLFQRANGDLQVYYDSELLAAQRGYPGHQWIAMQGRQGTTGAWTAYGTVAVSWDKRAGALNREGMPTVVQLGGDRLMAVVEGVESFPTGGARANEIHAVQSWDGGKTWDDSLRRTVYQARIDPGSGRRYNAYVPYAIRVGNGPVGVAFCTDEDKAGPPDASNAPVDQRNCHVGYVSTTTNFETWSSASPVWTATSRNYTPGLFERALNDVIVVIDGLGSNRVLRR from the coding sequence ATGACTCCTCTGCTACCGACGAGCCGTGTCTCCTTTCGCGCCCATCGCTCCAGGTGGGCGGCGTGGACGTTCCTCCTGGCTTCGGTGTTCGCGTGTGCGCCCGGCGAACCCTCCGGGGACACCCCTGAGCCGGTTGTGCAGGTGGAAGCGGCCCTGCCGAGCGGTGGCTGGAGCGTGCTGATGGCGAATGGGGGGGCTCCGATCCGGAGCATCGCGCGCCGCTCGGATGGATTGCTGATCGGAGGGGCGAGCACGGGTCATGGCATCACGGTCTGGGCGAGCCGCGACAATGGCGCGAGCTGGTACGTCCACGGCTCCGTCGCCAGCAATCCGAACGTGGAGTTCGGCGATGTGACGATGCGGGCCATCCCGGGCACGCGTACCCTCTTCTGTGCCTTCCGTGAGTACTCCGGGGGACAGTGGCGCGTCACGGTCACCCGGAGTGACAACGATGGGGATGGTTGGGTCTACGACAGCACCGTCGTGGGGCCCACTACCTATTTCGTGGGCGCGCCGTTCCTCTTCCAGCGAGCGAACGGGGATCTTCAGGTGTACTACGACTCGGAGTTGCTCGCGGCGCAGCGGGGGTACCCAGGCCACCAGTGGATTGCGATGCAGGGCCGCCAGGGCACCACGGGCGCGTGGACGGCGTATGGCACCGTGGCTGTCTCCTGGGACAAGCGCGCCGGGGCGCTCAACCGCGAGGGCATGCCCACGGTCGTGCAGCTCGGGGGAGATCGCCTCATGGCCGTCGTCGAGGGCGTGGAGTCGTTCCCCACCGGAGGCGCCCGCGCCAATGAGATCCACGCGGTGCAGTCGTGGGACGGGGGCAAGACATGGGACGATTCCTTGCGTCGCACCGTCTACCAAGCGCGGATCGATCCGGGCTCGGGGCGGCGGTACAACGCGTACGTGCCTTACGCCATCCGCGTGGGCAACGGGCCCGTGGGGGTCGCGTTCTGCACGGACGAGGACAAGGCGGGGCCGCCGGATGCCTCGAACGCGCCGGTGGATCAACGCAACTGCCATGTCGGCTATGTCAGCACGACCACCAACTTCGAGACCTGGTCCAGCGCGAGCCCCGTGTGGACGGCGACCTCGCGCAACTACACCCCGGGTCTCTTCGAGCGCGCCCTCAACGACGTCATCGTGGTGATCGACGGGTTGGGCTCCAACCGCGTCCTGCGGCGTTGA
- a CDS encoding NADPH-dependent F420 reductase, with translation MKRPGSFPGEASHMATIGIIGAGHIGSSLAKHAIAVGYDVVLSNSRGPETLSDLIATLGPKARAGTPQEAAQAGELVVVTIPLKNYKKVPVEPLVGKIVIDTNNYYPQRDGQFPELDEEKTTTSELLQAHLPRSKVVKAFNHIMATHLTEQGQPAGSRNRRALAIAGDDAESKRVVAGLIDAFGFDAVDVGPLSEGWRFQRDRPAYGPRLTAEEMKDALGKAQR, from the coding sequence ATGAAGAGGCCCGGGAGTTTCCCAGGAGAGGCCTCTCACATGGCAACCATTGGAATCATTGGCGCGGGACATATCGGCAGTTCACTGGCGAAGCATGCGATCGCCGTGGGATACGACGTGGTGCTGAGCAATTCACGAGGCCCGGAGACTCTCTCCGACCTCATTGCCACGCTCGGTCCGAAGGCCAGGGCGGGAACGCCCCAGGAGGCAGCTCAAGCAGGCGAGCTCGTCGTGGTCACGATTCCGCTCAAAAATTACAAGAAGGTTCCAGTTGAGCCCCTCGTGGGCAAGATCGTGATCGACACCAACAACTACTACCCCCAACGCGACGGCCAATTCCCCGAACTCGATGAAGAGAAGACCACCACCAGCGAGCTGTTGCAGGCACATCTGCCCAGATCGAAGGTGGTCAAAGCCTTCAACCACATCATGGCCACACACCTCACGGAGCAGGGGCAGCCCGCAGGCTCGCGGAATCGCCGTGCGCTGGCCATCGCGGGAGACGATGCCGAGTCCAAGCGGGTCGTGGCGGGCTTGATCGACGCGTTCGGCTTCGACGCGGTGGATGTCGGCCCGCTCTCGGAGGGATGGCGCTTCCAGCGTGACCGGCCAGCCTATGGTCCACGTCTCACCGCCGAGGAGATGAAGGACGCCCTCGGCAAGGCCCAGCGCTAA
- a CDS encoding PaaI family thioesterase codes for MSNPLHAFLIDQFNEAPLNKTLGVTLEYNAQGEAVCRWKRKAEFDHGGQDTHGGILVTLLDMAGWFTAAAQSGAIVVTSDINVRLLSPAKQQDLVATARVIRDGSKAVIAEMTVSSPKGLVATANASFAKIGEFPKG; via the coding sequence ATGTCGAACCCACTCCATGCATTCTTGATTGACCAGTTCAATGAAGCACCGCTCAACAAGACGTTGGGTGTCACGCTCGAATACAACGCCCAGGGCGAGGCGGTCTGCCGTTGGAAGCGAAAGGCGGAGTTCGACCACGGCGGCCAGGACACGCACGGCGGCATCCTTGTGACGCTGCTGGACATGGCCGGTTGGTTCACCGCAGCGGCGCAGAGCGGCGCCATCGTCGTCACGTCGGACATCAACGTGCGCCTCCTCTCTCCTGCGAAGCAGCAGGACTTGGTGGCGACCGCGCGGGTCATCCGCGATGGCTCGAAGGCCGTCATCGCGGAGATGACGGTCTCCTCCCCGAAGGGGCTGGTCGCTACGGCCAACGCCTCCTTCGCGAAGATCGGCGAGTTCCCCAAGGGCTGA
- a CDS encoding AMP-binding protein, with amino-acid sequence MTHVQPEQRVIENPTGVDREKVMADHANALRFSPTLVHTLRHWAQVQPGKNAYTFLSGRELPEQLISYEELARTVFGLAAHLRREGLHGERVLLVMRSGLEYIVGFLACTAAGAIAVPLYPPASDKDGVKLRAVVRDCQPKAMLVQRAIEASHGPQLAGFPGCRALVIEDLIAAHGGMDPAAVELTPPLPDDLAFLQYTSGSTGDPKGVMVTHRSIVHNNRMVAAAMGNTRESVIVTWLPLFHDMGLIGMILQSLSLGARSVLMAPKSFVRDPAMWLQAVSTYRGTCAGGPNFAYDLCIEKVDDKVIDTLDLSSWRSAFNGAEPIKAHTLERFHRRFERAGFRREMFFPCYGLAEATLFVAGGPRNAPPTTFDVQRDAVHGGMVVPASADTGDATRIHTLVGMAIDGREQVVKIVDPGSWTVQPDLRVGEIWIKSDSVTRGYWNRAKATADAFHAYTTDTGEGPFMRTGDLGFVRDGRLFITGRIKELIIVNGFNHYPQDIEETVQALSDDFRVHCGAAFSFDEERLGIVQGVVRGKDVTARFDELVAQIRREVLKVHGVAPAYIALVNPGMVPKTSSGKIQRGEVRRSFLDKQLEVLHAWEAERPRETLAPVPAPIHGVPAPTSAPRAIVEQKLAWIREYCATRLNSYLIDERRTLPPYIVLDFGNQGLFGMLVPESYGGLGFSTREFLKVMELLGSKDMTLALFVGLNNVLGVRPVLRFGSERLKEQFLPSLARGRELAAFALTELGAGSNPQAIEATARASGEGYRVNGTKIWSGSAAWSGLMNVFAKNVDANGHPAGITAFAIPQTSAGVRQGPEALTMGLRGMIQNTVSFEDVAVEPWQVLGELGQGMTVAQDTLCYGRLAIASLCLGATRLCIQLMLQYAGGRRVATGNLLHNPYTRSVLTEAMHQIAGIEALIDGAATRVDAGHAVAPEVLAVCKSVSTEMLWTTIDRTMQLAGGRGYIESNFIPQLFRDARIFRIFEGPTETLNHFVGTSVLRGRPVIRAYLRELLDEDTVRTHYDAVLGPLLAAQPGERDASLEDWQGQLIGEYVNHLVLYAAAAGRGGNAAATRWLLERLQTARARVDSAARAFPALASVDALRAFGDTVDREFGRRENLMAMPNTSLDALFAATPVSAVKPPPAEPPRQTFTPPVAEPPRPPTMHVVARPGLVSRPEIEAFIRQWISGRSSQPIASLSADVEFAMLGLGSVDSIDLGAALSEEYALTVDPSVLFSYPNIRELAGFLLGKLNKRTGSTVAE; translated from the coding sequence ATGACGCACGTGCAGCCAGAACAACGGGTCATCGAGAATCCAACCGGGGTCGACCGCGAGAAGGTCATGGCCGACCATGCGAACGCGCTCCGGTTCTCCCCCACCCTCGTCCACACGCTGCGGCACTGGGCGCAGGTACAGCCGGGGAAGAACGCATACACCTTCCTGAGTGGCCGCGAGCTGCCCGAACAGCTCATCTCCTATGAGGAGCTGGCGCGGACCGTGTTCGGTCTCGCCGCACACTTGCGCCGCGAGGGCCTCCACGGTGAGCGGGTCCTGCTCGTCATGAGGTCAGGGCTCGAATACATCGTGGGATTCCTGGCCTGCACCGCCGCCGGTGCCATCGCGGTTCCGCTCTACCCTCCGGCGAGCGACAAGGACGGCGTGAAGCTCCGCGCCGTGGTCCGCGACTGCCAGCCCAAGGCGATGCTCGTCCAGCGCGCCATCGAGGCCAGCCATGGTCCGCAGCTCGCCGGATTCCCGGGCTGCCGCGCCCTGGTGATCGAGGACCTGATCGCCGCGCACGGCGGCATGGACCCCGCGGCCGTCGAACTCACCCCGCCCCTCCCCGACGACCTCGCGTTCCTCCAGTACACGTCCGGGTCCACGGGCGATCCCAAGGGGGTGATGGTCACCCACCGCAGCATCGTCCACAACAACCGCATGGTCGCCGCGGCGATGGGGAATACCCGCGAGAGCGTCATCGTGACGTGGCTGCCGCTGTTCCACGACATGGGGTTGATCGGCATGATCCTCCAGTCGTTGTCGCTGGGCGCGCGCTCGGTGCTCATGGCCCCCAAGTCGTTCGTGCGCGACCCGGCGATGTGGCTGCAGGCCGTGTCCACGTACCGGGGCACCTGCGCGGGGGGTCCGAACTTCGCGTACGACCTCTGCATCGAGAAGGTGGACGACAAGGTCATCGACACGCTGGACCTGTCGTCGTGGCGGTCCGCGTTCAACGGCGCAGAGCCCATCAAGGCACACACGCTGGAGCGCTTCCACCGCCGGTTCGAGCGGGCCGGCTTCCGGCGCGAGATGTTCTTCCCGTGCTACGGCCTCGCGGAGGCCACGCTGTTCGTCGCGGGCGGTCCGCGCAACGCACCTCCCACGACGTTCGATGTCCAGCGCGACGCGGTCCACGGGGGAATGGTGGTCCCGGCCAGCGCGGACACCGGGGACGCGACGCGCATCCACACGCTCGTCGGCATGGCCATCGACGGGCGCGAGCAGGTCGTGAAGATCGTCGACCCGGGAAGCTGGACGGTGCAGCCCGACCTGCGCGTCGGTGAGATCTGGATCAAGAGCGACAGCGTGACGCGAGGCTACTGGAACAGGGCCAAGGCGACCGCCGACGCGTTCCACGCCTATACCACCGACACGGGCGAGGGTCCGTTCATGCGGACCGGCGACCTGGGCTTCGTCCGGGACGGCCGCCTCTTCATCACCGGCCGCATCAAGGAGCTCATCATCGTCAACGGCTTCAACCACTATCCCCAGGACATCGAGGAGACGGTGCAGGCGTTGTCGGACGACTTCCGGGTCCACTGCGGCGCCGCGTTCAGCTTCGACGAAGAGCGGCTGGGCATCGTCCAGGGGGTGGTGCGCGGCAAGGACGTGACGGCACGCTTCGATGAACTCGTCGCCCAGATCCGCCGTGAGGTCCTGAAGGTGCACGGCGTGGCGCCCGCGTACATCGCCCTGGTCAACCCGGGCATGGTCCCCAAGACGAGCAGCGGGAAGATCCAGCGCGGCGAGGTGCGGCGATCGTTCCTCGACAAGCAGTTGGAGGTGCTCCATGCCTGGGAGGCCGAGCGTCCCCGCGAGACGCTCGCGCCGGTGCCCGCGCCCATCCACGGGGTTCCCGCGCCAACGAGCGCCCCCCGGGCAATCGTCGAGCAGAAGCTCGCCTGGATCCGCGAGTACTGCGCGACGCGGCTCAACTCCTATCTCATCGATGAGCGGCGCACGCTGCCGCCGTACATCGTCCTCGACTTCGGCAACCAGGGACTCTTCGGGATGCTGGTGCCCGAGTCGTATGGCGGGCTCGGCTTCTCCACCCGCGAATTCCTGAAGGTCATGGAGCTGCTTGGCAGCAAGGACATGACGCTGGCGTTGTTCGTCGGCCTGAACAACGTGCTGGGCGTCCGTCCGGTCCTGCGCTTTGGCAGCGAACGGCTCAAGGAGCAGTTCCTTCCGTCGCTGGCACGTGGCCGCGAGCTGGCCGCGTTTGCCCTGACAGAGCTGGGTGCCGGTTCAAATCCCCAGGCCATCGAAGCGACCGCGCGTGCCTCCGGTGAGGGGTACCGGGTGAACGGGACGAAGATCTGGAGCGGCTCCGCGGCCTGGTCGGGGTTGATGAACGTGTTCGCGAAGAACGTGGACGCCAATGGGCACCCGGCGGGCATCACCGCGTTCGCCATCCCGCAGACGAGCGCTGGCGTGCGACAGGGGCCCGAGGCGCTCACCATGGGCCTCCGGGGGATGATCCAGAACACGGTCTCCTTCGAGGACGTCGCGGTCGAACCGTGGCAGGTGCTCGGAGAGCTCGGGCAGGGCATGACCGTGGCGCAGGACACCCTGTGCTACGGGCGCCTGGCCATCGCGTCACTGTGCCTGGGCGCCACCCGGCTGTGCATCCAACTGATGCTCCAGTACGCCGGTGGTCGGCGCGTGGCCACGGGCAACCTCCTCCACAACCCCTACACCCGCTCGGTGCTCACCGAGGCGATGCACCAGATCGCCGGCATCGAGGCGTTGATCGACGGGGCCGCGACGCGCGTCGACGCCGGCCATGCGGTGGCTCCGGAAGTGCTCGCCGTGTGCAAGTCGGTGTCCACCGAGATGCTGTGGACCACCATCGATCGCACGATGCAGCTCGCGGGCGGACGGGGCTACATCGAGTCCAACTTCATCCCCCAGCTGTTCCGGGACGCGCGAATCTTCCGCATCTTCGAGGGACCCACGGAGACACTCAACCACTTCGTCGGCACGTCGGTGCTGCGCGGCCGGCCGGTCATCCGTGCCTACCTGCGGGAGCTGCTGGACGAGGACACGGTCAGGACCCACTACGATGCGGTCCTCGGCCCGCTCCTGGCCGCGCAGCCAGGCGAGCGCGACGCGTCCCTGGAGGACTGGCAGGGGCAGCTGATTGGCGAGTACGTCAATCACCTGGTGCTGTACGCCGCCGCAGCTGGACGCGGCGGCAACGCGGCGGCAACGCGCTGGCTGCTCGAGCGGCTCCAGACGGCCCGGGCCCGGGTCGACAGCGCGGCGCGCGCCTTCCCCGCCCTGGCCAGCGTCGACGCGCTCCGTGCCTTCGGTGACACCGTGGACCGCGAGTTCGGGCGCCGCGAGAACCTCATGGCGATGCCGAACACGTCGCTCGACGCGCTCTTCGCGGCCACCCCGGTCAGCGCGGTGAAGCCTCCTCCCGCCGAACCGCCGCGACAGACCTTCACGCCGCCGGTGGCTGAACCGCCACGTCCCCCCACGATGCACGTGGTGGCAAGACCTGGCCTGGTAAGCCGTCCAGAAATCGAAGCCTTCATCCGCCAGTGGATCTCCGGCCGGAGCTCCCAGCCCATCGCATCGCTCAGCGCCGACGTCGAGTTCGCCATGCTCGGACTGGGCTCGGTGGACTCTATCGACCTGGGCGCCGCGCTGTCGGAGGAATACGCGCTGACGGTCGATCCTTCTGTGCTCTTCAGTTACCCAAACATCAGGGAACTCGCCGGCTTCCTCCTGGGCAAGCTGAACAAGCGAACCGGCTCGACGGTGGCCGAGTAG
- a CDS encoding fatty acid desaturase family protein has product MRNKLIPYPADAWAVLLIVATFAGQLALYLFVDNVWWLVAGAFSLVPFCLSVVAYNHNHMHVRTFANQPLNRLLELLIFLETGSSPFSGTLNHIVGHHASYDQPELDTLNWRRRDGSTMGRHEFAVRCMFWHYPSCFVLGRKNPRLMTEFLVYLALGGICLAGLLVYRPIPALIVFVAPMLLMLYALKWSAYAHHSNLPYGDDYTASRTHTGQFYNWFTWNAGYHAAHHFKQALHWTLLPEYHQGTLASKIPAELQGPGWGEDLKRRKPTPAAQRG; this is encoded by the coding sequence ATGCGGAACAAGCTGATCCCCTACCCGGCGGACGCCTGGGCGGTCCTCCTGATCGTCGCGACTTTCGCCGGTCAGCTGGCCCTGTATCTCTTTGTCGACAACGTCTGGTGGTTGGTGGCCGGCGCGTTCTCGCTGGTGCCGTTCTGTCTTTCGGTCGTCGCGTACAACCACAATCACATGCATGTGCGGACGTTCGCGAACCAGCCACTCAACCGACTCCTCGAACTCCTCATCTTCCTGGAGACAGGGTCCTCCCCCTTCAGCGGGACGCTCAACCACATCGTGGGTCACCATGCCAGTTACGACCAGCCAGAGCTGGACACACTCAACTGGCGGCGGCGCGACGGTTCGACGATGGGGCGCCACGAGTTCGCGGTCCGGTGCATGTTCTGGCATTACCCCTCCTGCTTCGTGCTGGGCAGGAAGAACCCCCGCCTCATGACGGAGTTCCTGGTCTACCTGGCGCTCGGGGGGATCTGCCTCGCTGGGTTGCTGGTCTACCGCCCCATTCCGGCGCTCATCGTGTTCGTCGCGCCCATGTTGTTGATGCTCTACGCGCTGAAGTGGTCCGCGTATGCCCATCACAGCAACCTGCCGTATGGCGATGACTACACGGCATCACGGACCCACACCGGCCAGTTCTACAACTGGTTCACGTGGAACGCGGGCTACCACGCCGCGCACCACTTCAAGCAGGCGCTGCACTGGACGCTCCTGCCCGAGTACCACCAGGGCACCCTGGCATCGAAGATCCCCGCCGAGTTGCAAGGGCCCGGCTGGGGCGAGGACCTGAAGCGGCGAAAGCCGACGCCCGCCGCCCAGCGCGGGTGA